A window from Chryseobacterium vaccae encodes these proteins:
- a CDS encoding carbamoyl phosphate synthase small subunit, protein MKKKLILESGEVFHGEGFGADLETAGEVVFNTGMTGYQELISDPSYCGQIVCMTYPLIGNYGINRDDYESIEPAIKGLIVKELCDLPSNFRTQITLDELFKKKNLSGISGIDTRRLTRILRNHGVVKGKIVNADADENAVASELKSTTFPINQVEEVSTKTPYANPNRGFKVVLVDFGAKLGIIRELSQRNCDIIVVSQDTTAEEILLMNPDGIMLSNGPGDPEDVPHALDMIRGLLGKVPIFGICLGHQLIGLACGAKTFKLKFGHRGGNHPVLDLEKNKVAITSQNHGYAVDQESLKGTDLIETHIALNDRTNEGLRHKIHPCFSVQYHPEASPGPEDANYLFDEFIQMMEDFKK, encoded by the coding sequence ATGAAGAAAAAATTAATACTGGAGTCCGGTGAAGTGTTTCATGGAGAAGGTTTCGGAGCAGATTTGGAAACTGCCGGAGAAGTAGTTTTCAATACCGGAATGACAGGGTATCAGGAACTGATTTCTGACCCGTCTTACTGCGGTCAGATTGTTTGTATGACCTATCCGCTTATCGGGAATTATGGTATTAACCGTGATGATTATGAGAGTATTGAGCCGGCTATTAAAGGACTTATCGTAAAAGAACTTTGTGATCTTCCTTCTAATTTCCGTACTCAGATTACTTTAGATGAATTATTTAAGAAGAAAAACCTTTCAGGAATTTCAGGAATCGACACAAGAAGGTTAACCAGAATTCTTCGTAATCATGGAGTAGTAAAAGGAAAAATTGTGAATGCTGATGCAGATGAAAATGCAGTAGCTTCAGAATTGAAATCAACTACTTTCCCAATCAATCAGGTGGAAGAGGTTTCTACAAAAACACCTTATGCCAATCCAAACAGAGGTTTCAAAGTTGTTTTGGTGGATTTCGGAGCAAAACTGGGAATTATCAGAGAATTATCTCAGAGAAACTGTGATATTATCGTAGTTTCCCAGGATACTACTGCTGAAGAGATCCTGTTGATGAACCCTGACGGAATCATGCTTTCAAATGGTCCTGGTGACCCGGAAGATGTACCACATGCTCTGGATATGATCCGCGGATTATTAGGAAAAGTTCCCATCTTCGGAATCTGTTTAGGACACCAGCTGATCGGATTGGCCTGCGGAGCAAAAACTTTCAAACTGAAATTCGGACACAGAGGAGGAAACCACCCGGTACTGGATTTAGAGAAAAACAAAGTAGCAATTACTTCCCAGAACCATGGCTATGCAGTAGACCAGGAAAGTTTGAAAGGAACAGACCTTATCGAAACGCACATCGCATTGAACGACAGAACCAACGAAGGGCTAAGACACAAGATCCACCCATGCTTCTCAGTTCAGTATCACCCTGAAGCAAGCCCGGGGCCGGAAGATGCGAATTACCTGTTTGATGAGTTCATTCAAATGATGGAGGACTTTAAAAAGTAA
- a CDS encoding Rossmann-fold NAD(P)-binding domain-containing protein yields the protein MKKFTSVSDVESLQDIIKKALEIKENPLSETEKGKGKTIGLVFLNSSLRTRLSSQIAAQNLGLNVLTLNAAQEAWNLEFADGAVMNGDTVEHIKDAIEVLNQYCDIIAVRCFAGMKVKEDDVNESILSQFEQHAKVPVISLESATRHPLQSLADCITITESWKEERKPKVVLTWAPHIKPIAHAVGNSFAEWMQEMDVDFVITNPEGYDLDKNFTKDVKVIHDQNEALKDADFIYVKNWSSFEDYAAMPEVKENWMLTNEKLENTNDAKVMHCLPVRRNVELSDEVMDGKNSIIYQQAKNRIFSAQTIFSEMLDNIKS from the coding sequence ATGAAAAAATTCACCTCTGTGAGTGATGTAGAAAGCTTACAGGATATTATAAAAAAAGCTTTAGAAATTAAAGAAAATCCTCTTTCGGAAACTGAAAAAGGAAAAGGAAAAACAATTGGATTGGTATTTTTGAACTCAAGTTTGAGAACCCGTTTAAGCAGCCAGATAGCGGCTCAGAATTTAGGACTAAATGTATTGACTTTAAACGCAGCCCAGGAAGCCTGGAATCTTGAATTTGCCGATGGAGCCGTAATGAACGGAGATACGGTAGAACATATCAAAGATGCTATTGAGGTTTTAAATCAATATTGTGACATCATCGCGGTACGTTGTTTTGCGGGAATGAAAGTTAAGGAAGATGATGTTAACGAAAGTATTTTGAGTCAGTTTGAGCAGCACGCAAAAGTACCCGTTATTTCTCTGGAATCAGCAACCCGTCACCCTTTACAAAGCCTTGCAGATTGTATTACAATTACTGAAAGCTGGAAAGAAGAACGCAAACCAAAAGTGGTTCTCACCTGGGCACCTCACATCAAACCGATTGCCCACGCAGTAGGAAACTCTTTTGCAGAATGGATGCAGGAAATGGATGTGGATTTTGTGATCACCAATCCGGAAGGTTATGATTTGGATAAAAATTTTACAAAAGATGTAAAAGTAATTCATGATCAGAACGAAGCTCTGAAAGATGCAGACTTTATTTATGTGAAAAACTGGTCGTCTTTTGAAGATTATGCAGCAATGCCTGAGGTAAAAGAAAACTGGATGCTGACCAATGAAAAATTGGAAAATACCAACGATGCAAAGGTAATGCATTGCCTTCCCGTCCGCAGAAATGTAGAACTCAGCGACGAGGTCATGGATGGTAAAAACTCCATTATCTATCAACAGGCAAAAAACCGGATATTCTCTGCTCAGACCATCTTCAGCGAAATGTTGGACAACATAAAATCATAA
- a CDS encoding Lrp/AsnC family transcriptional regulator, with protein sequence MDLKDKMILSIIQEDSTLSVKEISERIGLTFTPTYERIKQLEKQGIIEKYVGLLNREKLGLNIVVYCNVRLKEQSQKVLETFEKNIGKHDEVQEIISLSGEYDYMLKIIAKDINSYNDFAVNVISNIPNIGQYHSSIVLHEVKKSTKFKIDLE encoded by the coding sequence ATGGATTTAAAAGACAAAATGATTCTCAGCATCATCCAGGAAGACTCTACTTTATCTGTTAAGGAAATATCAGAAAGGATCGGTCTTACCTTCACTCCTACTTATGAACGAATCAAACAATTGGAGAAGCAGGGCATCATTGAGAAATATGTAGGTCTTTTAAACCGTGAAAAGCTGGGGCTTAATATTGTGGTGTATTGTAATGTCCGTTTAAAGGAACAATCCCAGAAAGTTCTGGAAACTTTTGAGAAGAACATTGGCAAACATGACGAAGTACAGGAGATCATCAGTCTTTCCGGCGAGTACGATTATATGCTTAAAATTATCGCTAAGGATATTAACTCATATAATGATTTCGCAGTTAATGTTATTTCGAATATCCCCAATATCGGACAATACCACAGCTCTATTGTGCTTCACGAGGTGAAAAAATCTACAAAGTTTAAGATTGATCTGGAATAG
- the carB gene encoding carbamoyl-phosphate synthase large subunit, producing the protein MAKRTDIKTILVIGSGPIIIGQAAEFDYAGTQACLSLKEEGYKVILINSNPATIMTDVEIADKVYIEPISLQFVSHIIRKERPDALLPTLGGQTGLNMAVELEKSGILEECKVEVLGTKLSAINRAEDRDLFRELMRELNEPVPESDIVNTVEGALGFADNIGYPVIVRPAFTMGGTGGGIASNEVELKEIAELGLKYSPVTQCLIEKSIAGFKEIEYEVMRDANDNAIVVCNMENIDPVGVHTGDSIVVAPSQTLSDREYQLLRNASLKIIRALGIEGGCNVQLALDPHSFDYYIIEVNPRVSRSSALASKATGYPIAKIAAKIAVGLTLDEIMNPVTGKTYACFEPALDYVVTKFPRFPFDKFETADRRLSTQMKATGEVMAIGRNFEESLQKAIRSLETGIKHLGLKTKQAEALTAEEIERRIRVCDDERLFIIGDALRRGYDWEQIVEWSKIDKFFIWKLKKLVDFEKVIADNKFDKETLIQAKKLGFADINIAVLWEVKEREVFNFRKENGVMPVYKMVDTCAAEFESETPYFYGTYEEENESVVSDKEKIIVLGSGPIRIGQGVEFDYATVHSVWAIKEMGYEAIIINNNPETVSTDFSISDKLYFEPLTEEDVMNIIDLEKPKGVVVQFGGQTAINLADKLASHGVQILGTSLEDLDRAENRDKFEKALQEMGIPQPLGKTSTSKEEAIKIANEIGYPVLVRPSYVLGGRAMEIVYAEAELAHYMEHAVDASPEHPVLVDKYMVGKEIEVDAICDGETVVIPGIMEHIERAGVHSGDSIAVYPPQNISQSEVETLVDYTKRLAKGLNVIGLMNIQYVLFEGNVYVIEVNPRSSRTVPFLSKITEVPMANLATKAILGQKLTDLGYKDGLVPNKEGVFVKVPVFSFSKLTKVDISLGPEMKSTGEVMGKDTTLEKALYKGLIAAGRKVPMHGSILFTVADKHKQEAADLAARFHEVGFRIWATEGTAKFFEEKGIPCKIGYKIGEEDVNLIDLIQKGKVQYVVNTTTKGKQAERDGFQIRRMSVENGVPCLTSMDTVEAILKVIESMSFKMETM; encoded by the coding sequence ATGGCAAAACGTACAGATATAAAAACAATTTTAGTAATCGGTTCAGGACCTATCATTATTGGTCAGGCAGCAGAATTTGATTACGCAGGAACGCAGGCTTGTTTGTCTTTGAAAGAAGAAGGTTACAAAGTGATCCTGATCAATTCAAACCCTGCAACAATCATGACAGATGTGGAAATCGCTGATAAAGTATATATCGAGCCGATTTCATTACAGTTTGTAAGCCACATTATCAGAAAAGAGCGTCCTGATGCACTTTTACCGACACTTGGAGGACAGACGGGTCTTAATATGGCGGTAGAGCTGGAAAAGTCCGGAATCCTTGAAGAATGTAAAGTAGAAGTACTGGGAACAAAGCTTTCAGCAATCAACAGAGCAGAAGATAGAGACCTTTTCCGTGAGCTGATGAGAGAACTGAATGAGCCCGTTCCGGAATCTGACATCGTTAACACGGTAGAAGGTGCTTTAGGATTCGCTGACAATATCGGTTATCCTGTAATCGTTCGTCCGGCCTTCACAATGGGAGGAACCGGAGGAGGAATTGCTTCCAACGAAGTAGAATTGAAAGAGATTGCTGAATTAGGACTGAAGTACAGTCCTGTTACCCAGTGTCTTATTGAAAAATCAATTGCAGGTTTCAAAGAAATAGAATACGAAGTAATGCGTGATGCGAACGACAATGCAATTGTAGTTTGTAACATGGAAAATATTGATCCGGTCGGAGTTCACACGGGAGATTCAATCGTAGTAGCACCTTCCCAGACCCTTTCAGACAGAGAGTATCAGTTATTGAGAAATGCTTCCTTAAAGATCATCAGAGCATTGGGAATTGAAGGAGGATGTAACGTGCAGCTGGCTTTAGATCCGCATTCATTCGACTATTATATCATTGAGGTTAACCCTAGAGTTTCCCGTTCATCAGCATTAGCAAGTAAGGCAACAGGGTATCCGATTGCAAAGATTGCGGCGAAAATCGCGGTAGGATTAACGCTGGATGAGATCATGAACCCGGTAACAGGAAAAACATACGCTTGTTTCGAGCCTGCTCTTGACTATGTGGTAACAAAATTCCCAAGATTCCCATTCGATAAATTCGAAACGGCGGACAGAAGACTTTCTACTCAGATGAAAGCAACAGGAGAAGTAATGGCTATCGGAAGAAACTTCGAAGAATCTTTACAGAAAGCGATCCGTTCCTTAGAAACAGGAATCAAGCATTTAGGATTAAAAACGAAGCAGGCAGAGGCTCTTACAGCTGAAGAAATTGAAAGAAGAATCAGAGTATGCGACGATGAGAGATTATTCATCATCGGAGATGCTTTAAGAAGAGGATATGACTGGGAACAGATTGTAGAATGGAGTAAAATCGATAAGTTCTTCATCTGGAAACTGAAAAAACTGGTTGACTTCGAAAAAGTGATCGCAGACAATAAATTTGATAAAGAAACTTTAATTCAGGCTAAAAAACTAGGATTTGCCGATATCAATATTGCAGTTCTTTGGGAAGTAAAAGAGCGTGAGGTTTTCAACTTCAGAAAAGAAAACGGAGTGATGCCGGTTTACAAAATGGTAGACACCTGTGCCGCTGAATTTGAAAGTGAAACCCCTTATTTCTACGGAACTTACGAAGAAGAAAACGAAAGCGTTGTTTCAGATAAAGAGAAGATCATTGTACTGGGTTCAGGACCTATCAGAATCGGGCAGGGAGTTGAATTCGACTATGCAACCGTTCACTCGGTTTGGGCCATCAAAGAAATGGGTTATGAAGCAATCATCATCAATAACAATCCTGAAACGGTTTCCACAGACTTCTCAATCTCTGATAAACTATACTTCGAGCCGCTTACAGAAGAAGATGTAATGAATATCATCGATCTTGAAAAGCCTAAAGGAGTAGTAGTACAGTTCGGAGGACAGACTGCGATTAACCTTGCCGATAAACTGGCCTCTCATGGAGTACAGATCCTGGGAACTTCTCTGGAAGACCTTGACAGAGCTGAAAACAGAGATAAATTTGAAAAGGCACTTCAGGAAATGGGAATTCCTCAGCCTTTAGGAAAAACATCAACTTCAAAAGAAGAAGCGATTAAAATTGCGAATGAAATCGGTTATCCGGTATTAGTACGTCCAAGCTACGTTCTTGGAGGTAGAGCAATGGAGATCGTATACGCAGAAGCAGAGCTGGCACACTATATGGAGCATGCAGTAGATGCAAGCCCTGAACATCCTGTCCTTGTAGACAAATACATGGTAGGTAAAGAGATTGAAGTAGATGCAATCTGTGACGGGGAAACTGTTGTGATTCCCGGAATTATGGAGCACATCGAAAGAGCAGGAGTTCACTCCGGAGACTCTATCGCTGTATATCCGCCGCAGAATATTTCACAAAGCGAAGTTGAAACACTGGTAGATTATACAAAAAGACTGGCAAAAGGACTGAACGTAATCGGATTAATGAATATCCAGTATGTTCTTTTCGAAGGAAACGTTTATGTGATCGAAGTAAACCCAAGATCTTCAAGAACCGTTCCTTTCCTTTCCAAAATTACAGAAGTTCCGATGGCTAATCTGGCAACAAAAGCCATTCTTGGACAGAAATTAACAGATCTGGGCTACAAAGACGGCCTGGTTCCAAATAAAGAAGGAGTATTTGTAAAAGTTCCGGTATTCTCTTTCTCAAAACTGACGAAGGTTGACATCTCTTTAGGCCCTGAAATGAAGTCTACAGGAGAAGTAATGGGGAAAGATACGACCTTGGAAAAAGCCCTGTACAAAGGACTTATCGCAGCAGGAAGAAAAGTTCCGATGCATGGTTCAATCCTTTTCACAGTAGCAGATAAACATAAGCAGGAAGCAGCTGACCTTGCGGCAAGATTCCATGAAGTAGGTTTCAGAATCTGGGCTACAGAAGGAACCGCGAAATTCTTTGAAGAAAAAGGAATTCCTTGTAAAATAGGATACAAAATCGGAGAAGAAGATGTGAACCTGATCGACCTGATCCAGAAAGGAAAAGTTCAGTATGTAGTGAACACAACCACCAAAGGAAAACAGGCAGAAAGAGACGGATTCCAGATCAGAAGAATGAGCGTGGAAAACGGAGTACCTTGTCTGACTTCAATGGATACAGTAGAAGCCATCTTAAAAGTAATTGAAAGCATGAGTTTCAAAATGGAAACCATGTAA
- the argH gene encoding argininosuccinate lyase, giving the protein MKKIWQKDNLATNILVNNFTVGKDLDFDERLAKYDVKGSMAHCKMLAETGIISGEESKQMLSVLETILNDIENNYFEIDKQAEDIHSQIEAILIEKLGDTGKKIHTARSRNDQVLTDIKLYLLDEIREITVLTDEFFQILTGLADQHKNVLLPGYTHLQIAMPSSFGLWFGAYAEALLDDVELLFSVKNIINKNPLGSAAGYGSSFPIDRESTTYNLGFQSMNYNSVYAQMTRGKSEKLLAMSMAALAGTLSKFAYDVCLYLNQNFNFISFPKEFTTGSSIMPHKKNPDIFELVRARCNRIQSLPNELIILTNNLPSGYHRDVQLTKEILFPAIDSLKECLEILNYTLPNIQVKDGILEDEKYKYLFSVEKINEEVKNGSSFRDAYIKVGQEIENNEFDFEAGELNHTHQGSIGNLSLDKIEYQFNKLKNKLLG; this is encoded by the coding sequence ATGAAAAAAATATGGCAAAAGGATAACCTTGCTACCAATATATTAGTCAACAATTTTACAGTCGGAAAAGATCTTGACTTTGATGAACGTCTGGCAAAATACGACGTTAAAGGTTCAATGGCACATTGTAAAATGCTGGCAGAAACCGGAATTATCTCCGGTGAAGAATCAAAACAGATGCTTTCCGTTCTGGAAACCATTCTGAATGATATTGAGAACAATTATTTTGAGATCGATAAACAAGCTGAAGATATTCATTCTCAGATCGAAGCGATACTCATTGAAAAATTAGGCGATACCGGAAAGAAGATCCATACCGCAAGATCACGTAATGATCAGGTTTTGACAGACATCAAACTCTATCTTTTAGACGAGATTCGTGAGATTACCGTATTAACAGATGAGTTTTTTCAGATCCTTACGGGACTTGCAGATCAGCATAAAAATGTATTGCTTCCCGGATACACACATTTGCAGATTGCAATGCCGTCTTCTTTCGGGTTGTGGTTCGGGGCTTATGCTGAAGCGTTGCTGGATGATGTTGAACTGCTGTTTTCAGTGAAAAATATCATCAACAAAAATCCTTTGGGTTCAGCAGCAGGATATGGCTCTTCATTTCCGATCGACCGTGAAAGCACTACCTATAATCTGGGATTTCAGTCAATGAATTATAATTCAGTATATGCCCAGATGACGCGTGGAAAATCTGAGAAATTACTGGCCATGTCCATGGCAGCCTTAGCTGGAACGCTTTCGAAATTTGCGTATGATGTATGTCTGTATCTTAATCAGAACTTCAATTTCATCAGCTTTCCGAAAGAATTTACCACAGGAAGCAGCATTATGCCGCATAAAAAAAATCCGGACATTTTTGAGCTGGTTCGTGCCCGTTGCAACAGAATCCAGTCGCTTCCGAATGAACTGATTATACTTACCAACAATCTTCCGTCGGGCTACCACAGAGATGTACAGCTTACAAAAGAGATTCTTTTTCCAGCTATTGATTCATTAAAAGAATGTCTGGAAATTTTAAATTATACCCTTCCGAATATTCAGGTAAAAGATGGAATTCTGGAAGACGAAAAATATAAATATCTTTTCAGTGTAGAGAAAATCAATGAAGAAGTGAAAAACGGAAGTTCGTTCCGGGATGCTTACATCAAAGTAGGACAGGAGATTGAAAACAATGAATTTGATTTTGAAGCAGGAGAGTTGAATCATACCCACCAGGGAAGTATCGGAAATCTCAGCCTCGATAAAATAGAATACCAGTTCAATAAGCTGAAAAATAAATTATTGGGTTGA
- a CDS encoding M20 family metallo-hydrolase has product MQELKSVYNKEELLSNAIGLLKKLIEIPSFSKDEFNTSVEIENFFRKHQIPTKRFKNNIWAVNKNFDVFKPSVLLNTHHDTVKPNKAYALDPFLPIEKDGKLYGLGSNDAGASLVSMAQVFLHFYEKEDLKYNLVIALTAEEEISGFDGIEALFPQLPNVEFAIVGEPTQMNLAIAEKGLLVIDGEMKGTPSHAAHPNDDNSIVKCMEDLQHILNFRFPKISDYLGEVKITLSGIHAGVQHNVVPESCSFTLDVRGTDEYSNKEAFEIIQSQMKSELRARSFRLNSSKIEMDHPFVQAGLEIGRTTYGSPTSSDQAIIPCTSVKIGPGDSRRSHTADEYIHIGEIEEGIEIYIRILEKVL; this is encoded by the coding sequence ATGCAGGAACTGAAATCTGTTTATAATAAAGAAGAATTATTGAGTAATGCTATAGGGCTGCTTAAAAAACTGATTGAAATTCCTTCATTCAGTAAAGATGAATTCAATACATCGGTAGAAATTGAAAACTTCTTCAGAAAACATCAGATCCCTACAAAACGTTTTAAAAACAATATCTGGGCGGTGAATAAGAATTTTGATGTATTCAAACCATCTGTTCTGCTCAATACGCATCATGATACGGTAAAACCCAACAAAGCATATGCGCTGGACCCGTTTCTGCCAATAGAAAAAGACGGAAAGCTGTATGGACTGGGGAGCAATGATGCGGGGGCCTCTTTGGTTTCTATGGCTCAGGTTTTTTTACATTTTTATGAAAAAGAAGATTTAAAATATAATTTAGTTATTGCTTTGACAGCAGAGGAGGAGATTTCAGGATTTGATGGAATTGAAGCCCTGTTTCCGCAGCTTCCCAATGTGGAATTCGCTATTGTAGGTGAACCCACGCAGATGAATCTGGCGATCGCGGAAAAAGGACTTTTGGTTATTGACGGGGAAATGAAAGGAACTCCTTCTCATGCTGCTCATCCAAACGATGATAATTCCATTGTAAAATGCATGGAAGATCTTCAGCATATCTTAAACTTCAGGTTTCCTAAAATTTCAGACTATCTGGGTGAAGTAAAAATAACGTTGTCAGGAATTCATGCCGGCGTACAGCATAACGTGGTTCCGGAATCATGTTCTTTCACGCTGGATGTAAGGGGTACCGATGAATATTCCAATAAAGAGGCATTTGAAATCATTCAGTCACAGATGAAGTCAGAACTCAGGGCAAGGTCATTCAGGCTTAACTCGTCAAAGATTGAAATGGATCACCCGTTTGTACAGGCCGGATTGGAAATAGGAAGGACCACGTACGGTTCACCTACCTCTTCGGATCAGGCGATCATTCCTTGTACATCGGTAAAAATAGGACCTGGAGACAGCAGGCGCTCCCATACAGCAGATGAGTACATCCATATAGGAGAAATAGAAGAAGGAATTGAAATCTATATCCGGATTCTGGAAAAAGTTTTATAA
- the argB gene encoding acetylglutamate kinase has product MNKLYIIKIGGALIDDEKLLNHFLEQFSEIKEKKILVHGGGKLATTLADKLGVEQKMVNGRRITDKETLDIVTMVYAGGINKNIVEKLQQKKCNAIGFSGADGNLIKAKKREHPEIDFGYVGDINKKSVNRKLVSKLIKLDLVPVFSAITHDKKGNLFNTNADTIASVMAQALSEKYEVELLYCFDKEGVLEDVNNPDSVIRNVSEEKFLTLKEQGKLHKGILPKLENALGAIKNNVNKVFLIKETELKNHIENHHAGTEICL; this is encoded by the coding sequence ATGAACAAGCTGTACATCATAAAAATAGGAGGCGCTCTGATTGACGATGAAAAATTGTTAAATCATTTCCTGGAGCAGTTTTCCGAAATTAAAGAAAAGAAAATTCTTGTTCATGGAGGAGGTAAGCTGGCGACAACGCTGGCAGATAAGCTTGGTGTAGAACAGAAGATGGTTAATGGAAGAAGGATTACAGATAAAGAGACGTTGGATATTGTAACGATGGTGTATGCGGGCGGAATCAATAAGAATATTGTTGAAAAATTGCAGCAGAAAAAATGTAACGCCATAGGGTTTTCGGGGGCAGACGGAAACTTAATTAAAGCCAAAAAAAGAGAACATCCTGAAATTGATTTCGGATATGTTGGAGATATTAATAAGAAGAGTGTGAACAGGAAGCTGGTTTCAAAACTAATTAAGCTTGATCTTGTTCCTGTATTTTCTGCGATTACCCATGATAAAAAAGGAAATCTTTTCAATACCAATGCAGATACCATTGCTTCTGTAATGGCGCAGGCTTTATCGGAGAAATATGAAGTTGAATTGTTGTATTGTTTTGATAAAGAAGGGGTTTTGGAAGATGTTAATAATCCGGATTCCGTTATCAGAAATGTTTCTGAGGAGAAGTTTTTGACATTGAAAGAACAGGGGAAACTTCATAAAGGAATTCTTCCCAAACTGGAAAATGCTTTGGGAGCTATAAAAAACAATGTAAATAAAGTATTTCTGATCAAAGAAACCGAACTTAAAAATCATATAGAAAATCATCATGCAGGAACTGAAATCTGTTTATAA
- a CDS encoding aspartate carbamoyltransferase catalytic subunit: MFTITELSTERINSILAEAMAFANGKTAKIEGEVFCSNLFFEDSTRTKTSFDMAERKLGLQVVPFDASNSSVNKGESLYDTVKTIESIGVNLVVIRDKKDRYFDELKNISIPVINGGDGTGNHPSQCMLDLLTIYQEFGKFEGLKVGIVGDVKHSRVANSNAEALRRLGAKVYFSGPEQWFDEGALINGTYLAVDELITEVDVVMLLRIQHERHDAKMSFSASEYHRRYGLTKEREKSMKDSAIIMHPAPINRGVEIDTDLVECKRSRIFRQMQNGVFARMAILKEALEQKGYTFK; the protein is encoded by the coding sequence ATGTTTACGATTACAGAACTTAGCACCGAGAGAATCAACAGTATACTGGCCGAAGCAATGGCTTTTGCCAATGGAAAAACTGCTAAAATTGAAGGAGAAGTTTTTTGCTCAAATCTTTTCTTTGAAGACAGTACAAGAACAAAGACAAGCTTTGATATGGCAGAAAGAAAACTGGGACTGCAGGTAGTTCCCTTTGATGCTTCCAACAGTTCTGTAAATAAAGGGGAAAGTCTTTATGATACCGTAAAGACTATAGAAAGTATCGGAGTGAATCTGGTGGTGATCAGAGATAAAAAAGACCGTTATTTTGACGAACTGAAAAACATCAGCATTCCGGTAATCAATGGAGGAGACGGAACAGGAAACCATCCTTCGCAGTGTATGCTGGATCTGCTGACGATTTATCAGGAATTCGGAAAGTTTGAAGGACTGAAAGTAGGGATCGTAGGGGATGTAAAGCACAGTCGTGTAGCCAACTCCAATGCCGAAGCCTTAAGAAGATTAGGCGCAAAAGTATACTTCTCAGGACCGGAACAATGGTTTGATGAAGGAGCCTTAATCAACGGAACCTATCTGGCGGTAGATGAGCTGATTACTGAAGTAGATGTTGTCATGCTTTTAAGAATACAGCACGAAAGACACGATGCCAAAATGAGTTTCTCCGCTTCCGAATATCACAGAAGATACGGCTTAACCAAAGAAAGAGAAAAATCAATGAAAGATAGTGCAATCATCATGCATCCGGCACCCATCAACAGAGGTGTTGAAATAGATACCGATCTTGTGGAATGTAAACGTTCAAGAATCTTCAGACAGATGCAAAACGGAGTTTTTGCAAGAATGGCAATCCTAAAAGAAGCTCTGGAGCAAAAAGGATATACATTTAAATAA
- a CDS encoding four helix bundle protein, which produces MHNFEKLVFWQKLIELAKQVYIICSELPKDEKFGLISQIKRSVISIPSNIAEGAGRNNDREFYHFLGIANASSFELQTQLILTRELNLLDVEKINSLISNLNEIQRMIYTFKSNLKK; this is translated from the coding sequence ATGCATAATTTTGAAAAATTAGTTTTTTGGCAAAAATTAATTGAACTTGCAAAACAGGTTTATATCATTTGTTCAGAATTACCTAAAGATGAAAAGTTTGGTTTGATTTCTCAAATAAAAAGGTCAGTAATTTCAATTCCATCAAATATTGCGGAAGGAGCAGGAAGAAATAACGATCGGGAATTTTATCATTTTCTTGGTATTGCAAATGCTTCCTCTTTTGAATTGCAGACACAGTTAATCTTAACTAGAGAATTAAATTTACTTGATGTAGAAAAAATCAACAGTCTAATATCAAATCTGAATGAAATTCAAAGAATGATTTATACATTCAAATCTAATCTAAAAAAGTAA